In Ostrea edulis chromosome 10, xbOstEdul1.1, whole genome shotgun sequence, one genomic interval encodes:
- the LOC125665596 gene encoding uncharacterized protein LOC125665596: MDRRARGSMATKWIFLMYATTACLTHAFRFSKPFNSLNRNCSLSPCKKVFELTFAEKVRIDMLKKYIMTELNIQDKSVKADSNSAKLRKKDVQRVRQKQEPESFLQEMAEIVSFSEKPENISERNVLSFTVDVSSKSRQIEAVSAHLWILMRKRKRGRSKGRKVILRVMKVPNQKNEKFHYLTALRTRVKKTRWQKISLPVTLIQSMLDSKNKSLNLRISCKFCGRMVRPVLFRRRNKQTLTVKNGKIRRGKKRRRRRRRRGRMRNKTNENNRIQPFLVISTRYRHSFKKS; the protein is encoded by the exons ATGGATCGAAGAGCGAGAGGTTCAATGGCCACGAAATGGATATTTTTGATGTATGCTACGACTGCGTGTTTAACACACGCCTTTCGATTCTCAAAACCTTTCAATAGCCTGAACAGGAATTGTTCTCTTTCACCGTGTAAAAAGGTGTTTGAATTAACTTTTGCGGAGAAAGTTCGGATTGACATGCTGAAGAAATATATCATGACCGAATTGAACATCCAAGATAAATCTGTCAAGGCTGATTCAAACAGTGCAAAACTAAGGAAAAAGGATGTCCAGAGAGTTCGTCAAAAACAGGAGCCTGAGAGTTTCCTCCAGGAAATGGCCGAAATCGTCAGTTTCTCTGAGAAACCAG aaaacatatctgaaagaaatgtattatcgTTTACCGTTGACGTTAGCAGCAAGTCACGCCAGATAGAAGCTGTGAGTGCCCATTTATGGATTCTCATGAGGAAACGAAAACGTGGTCGATCTAAGGGCAGAAAGGTCATCCTCAGAGTTATGAAGGTGCCAAATCAAAAGAATGAAAAGTTTCACTACCTCACTGCATTACGAACGAGGGTAAAAAAGACAAGGTGGCAAAAAATCAGCCTTCCGGTGACTTTGATTCAATCAATGTTAGATTCTAAgaataaatcattaaatttaaGAATTTCCTGTAAGTTTTGCGGTAGAATGGTGCGACCAGTGTTGTTTCGGAGACGGAATAAACAGACCTTGACGGTGAAAAACGGAAAAATCCGCAGAGGAAAAAAGCGACGACGACGTCGTCGCCGTCGGGGGCGCATGCGCAACAAGACAAACGAGAATAATAGAATACAACCTTTTTTAGTGATAAGTACTCGATATCGGCATTCATTCAAGAAATCATGA